A window of Edaphobacter lichenicola contains these coding sequences:
- a CDS encoding response regulator transcription factor: MGIARLDDRYGLQFRDSVRDGGTGMNSEKAIVYVLDDDSRIREALSALLSSAGHEVMTFSNAAEYLVFQRSDVPGCLILDLDLPGMNGLELQKQLADVGGPPIVFLTGHGDIPSTVKAMKAGATEFLSKPFEPEELLRAIDTAIRLDGELRLKNAELRAIQKRYSLLTPREREVLPYVVSGLLNKETAWELGTSEITIRIHRGQIMKKMAAQSLADLVRIAGKLGIPKS; the protein is encoded by the coding sequence ATGGGGATCGCCCGGCTCGATGACCGGTACGGTCTTCAGTTTCGCGATTCCGTGCGCGACGGAGGAACGGGAATGAACTCCGAGAAAGCGATCGTCTATGTCCTGGACGACGACAGCCGAATCCGGGAGGCTTTGTCGGCACTCTTGTCGTCCGCTGGTCATGAGGTAATGACGTTCAGCAACGCCGCGGAGTACCTGGTTTTCCAAAGATCCGATGTTCCAGGTTGCTTGATTCTCGACCTTGACCTTCCAGGAATGAACGGCCTCGAGTTGCAAAAACAGCTGGCTGATGTTGGTGGCCCTCCCATTGTTTTTCTAACCGGCCATGGGGACATTCCCTCCACAGTCAAGGCGATGAAGGCTGGTGCGACCGAATTTCTTTCGAAACCGTTCGAACCGGAAGAGCTGCTGCGCGCGATCGACACAGCGATTCGTCTCGATGGCGAGCTCCGGCTGAAGAATGCCGAACTGAGAGCGATACAGAAGCGATATTCGTTGCTCACACCAAGGGAGCGTGAGGTTCTCCCCTACGTTGTTTCTGGACTGTTGAATAAAGAGACGGCGTGGGAGCTTGGCACCAGCGAGATCACCATTCGGATTCACAGAGGCCAAATTATGAAGAAGATGGCTGCGCAGTCTCTCGCGGATCTCGTGCGAATTGCTGGAAAGCTCGGAATTCCAAAGAGCTAG
- a CDS encoding response regulator transcription factor translates to MANHPQHCIVALVDDDARVRESLEHLLYSAGIETRSFTSAEEALEPGGLDSVCCLITDVRMPGIDGCELQRRVVAMLPALPVIFVTAHYDDVVQRKALAQGAFAFLFKPIDGEEFLETVDGAMRWSRNKEVSDVDC, encoded by the coding sequence GTGGCAAACCATCCGCAACATTGCATCGTGGCCCTGGTAGACGACGATGCACGTGTGCGAGAGTCCCTGGAGCACCTGCTCTATTCGGCGGGCATAGAGACCAGATCGTTCACTTCAGCCGAAGAAGCCCTTGAGCCTGGTGGGCTCGACTCGGTTTGCTGTCTGATTACGGACGTACGAATGCCTGGTATCGACGGCTGCGAACTACAACGACGAGTGGTGGCAATGCTTCCAGCACTGCCAGTCATTTTCGTTACAGCTCATTACGACGATGTGGTCCAGCGGAAGGCTCTGGCTCAAGGCGCGTTCGCATTTCTATTCAAGCCAATCGATGGAGAGGAGTTCCTCGAGACTGTCGACGGCGCCATGAGGTGGAGTCGAAACAAGGAGGTTTCTGATGTGGATTGTTAA
- a CDS encoding efflux RND transporter permease subunit translates to MWIVKLALSRPYTFVVLALLLFLVSPVMMMRTPVDIFPSINIPVVSIIWTFNGLVPSEMETRITSIYERALTTTVGNIEHIESQSLNGVSVIKVYLQPQANVDGAIAQVTAEAQATLKQLPSGITPPLVIQYSASTVPILQLGLSGKGLSEQQLNDLGSNFIRPQLATVPGAAVPLPYGGKVRQIMVDIDSSQLKSKGLSPVDVVNAVNAQNVILPSGTAKIGKTEYNVGLNGTPVAVDQLNALPVKTVNGGSIFIRDVANVRDGFAVQQNIVRQDGQRGALLTIEKAGSASTLAIVAGIRAALPRIAATLPPELVMRPLADQSIFVKASLNGVVREGLIAACLTSIMILVFIGSWRSTLIICVSIPLSILTSLLILSALGESINIMTLGGLALAVGVLVDDATVEIENMQRNVAMGTELRQAILDGAQEIAVPAFVSTICISIVFVPMFFLSGVARYLFVPLAEAVVFALLASYFFSRTIIPTLVMFLLPKEVEQHRHPIPGRPLSRFARFHARFEHSFEALRDRYLHLLTQCLGQRKIFVSCFLAFCLLSLLLIPLLGRDFFPYVDAGQFRLHVRAKTGTRIEETARLVDQVDRYIRTQIPADEMDGILDNIGLPTSGINLSYSNSGTIGNADAEVLVSLSTKHHPTADYVARLGEDLPKQFPGTSFFFEPADIVSQTLNFGVPAPLDIQLVGKDFESNFAIASQIAEKMRAVPGAVDVHIQQLVDQPRLQYNIDRTRIQQVGLTERDVADNVLVSLSSSFQTTPNFWLNPKNGVSYNIAVQTPQFKLDSIDAVGNIPVNSPSVPGPQLFENLSTMSRTSEPAVVSHYDVQRVVDIYGSVQGRDLGGVANDVQRIVADATKKLPRGSRIVTRGQVATMQSSFTGLFYGLAFAVALVYLLLVVNFQSWTEAFIIITALPAALAGICWVLFLTHTTLSVPALMGTIMSIGVATSNSVLVITFANEHFAENKDAFKAALEAGATRLRPVIMTAMAMIIGMIPMALGLGDGGEQNAPLGRAVIGGLLFATVSTLFFVPIVFAMIRQKSNSSASEAANA, encoded by the coding sequence ATGTGGATTGTTAAGCTCGCGCTATCGCGTCCATACACCTTTGTCGTGCTGGCATTGCTGCTGTTCCTGGTCAGTCCGGTGATGATGATGCGGACGCCTGTGGACATCTTCCCGTCTATCAATATCCCAGTGGTGAGCATCATCTGGACATTCAATGGTCTTGTTCCTTCTGAGATGGAAACGCGTATCACCTCCATCTATGAACGGGCTCTAACAACCACCGTTGGAAACATCGAGCACATTGAGTCTCAGTCTCTCAACGGTGTTTCGGTAATTAAAGTTTATTTGCAGCCGCAGGCGAACGTTGATGGTGCGATCGCGCAGGTCACTGCGGAGGCACAAGCCACGCTCAAGCAACTACCCTCTGGCATCACGCCTCCCCTCGTCATTCAGTACAGCGCGTCGACGGTCCCAATCCTGCAGCTTGGGCTTAGCGGTAAGGGGCTTTCGGAGCAGCAACTGAACGACTTGGGGTCGAACTTCATTAGACCCCAACTGGCCACGGTTCCTGGAGCGGCAGTGCCACTTCCCTATGGGGGCAAGGTCCGCCAGATCATGGTGGATATCGATTCTTCTCAGCTCAAATCGAAGGGACTCTCACCCGTCGACGTTGTCAATGCTGTGAATGCTCAGAACGTCATCCTGCCTTCGGGCACCGCCAAGATCGGAAAGACCGAATACAACGTCGGGTTGAACGGCACACCAGTCGCGGTCGATCAGCTCAATGCCCTGCCTGTCAAAACGGTGAACGGCGGCTCCATCTTCATCCGTGATGTCGCCAACGTCCGCGATGGCTTCGCGGTACAGCAGAATATCGTGCGGCAGGACGGTCAGCGTGGGGCTTTGCTGACGATCGAGAAGGCGGGCAGCGCATCCACACTCGCCATCGTTGCCGGGATTCGCGCGGCACTGCCTCGTATTGCGGCGACCCTCCCCCCAGAGCTTGTGATGCGGCCACTCGCCGACCAATCGATCTTTGTAAAAGCCTCTCTGAACGGAGTTGTTCGAGAGGGTCTCATTGCGGCCTGCCTCACTTCCATCATGATTCTGGTCTTTATCGGAAGCTGGCGAAGCACGTTGATTATCTGCGTATCCATCCCGCTCTCGATTCTTACGTCATTGCTCATCCTCAGTGCATTGGGAGAGAGCATCAACATCATGACCCTGGGTGGCCTGGCTCTCGCTGTTGGCGTATTGGTTGACGATGCGACCGTCGAGATCGAGAACATGCAGCGGAATGTAGCCATGGGAACGGAATTGCGTCAAGCGATTCTCGATGGAGCCCAGGAGATCGCCGTGCCAGCGTTTGTCTCCACGATCTGTATCAGCATTGTCTTTGTTCCGATGTTCTTTCTGTCCGGAGTTGCTCGGTATCTCTTCGTTCCTCTCGCTGAAGCAGTCGTGTTTGCGCTGCTGGCGTCCTATTTCTTTTCCCGCACAATTATTCCAACCCTAGTGATGTTTCTACTCCCGAAAGAGGTTGAGCAGCATCGTCACCCAATCCCCGGACGTCCCCTCAGCCGCTTTGCCCGCTTCCATGCGCGTTTTGAACACAGCTTTGAAGCGCTTCGCGATAGATACCTCCACCTTCTTACTCAATGCCTGGGGCAAAGAAAGATCTTCGTGAGCTGCTTCCTCGCGTTTTGTTTGTTGAGCCTTCTGTTGATTCCCCTGCTTGGCAGAGACTTCTTCCCCTATGTAGATGCAGGTCAATTCCGCTTGCATGTGCGAGCCAAGACAGGCACGCGCATCGAGGAGACGGCCCGTCTCGTCGATCAAGTCGATCGCTACATTCGAACCCAGATTCCGGCGGATGAGATGGATGGAATACTCGATAACATCGGGCTACCCACCAGTGGTATCAACCTCTCCTACAGCAACAGCGGCACGATTGGGAATGCCGATGCCGAGGTGCTTGTCTCCCTCAGTACAAAGCACCACCCCACGGCGGATTATGTCGCACGGCTGGGAGAGGATTTGCCCAAGCAGTTTCCAGGAACTTCATTTTTCTTTGAGCCCGCAGATATCGTCAGCCAGACACTCAACTTTGGCGTTCCGGCCCCGTTGGATATTCAGCTTGTTGGCAAAGACTTCGAAAGCAACTTCGCCATTGCCTCTCAAATCGCCGAGAAGATGCGGGCCGTGCCGGGAGCCGTCGATGTTCACATCCAGCAGCTGGTGGATCAGCCGCGGCTTCAGTACAACATTGACCGCACACGAATTCAACAGGTTGGGTTGACGGAACGTGACGTTGCAGACAACGTCCTGGTATCTCTGAGTTCGAGCTTCCAGACGACACCAAACTTCTGGCTCAACCCAAAGAACGGTGTGTCGTATAATATCGCGGTACAAACTCCTCAATTTAAGCTCGATTCCATCGATGCAGTGGGCAATATACCGGTAAACTCTCCCAGCGTTCCGGGGCCACAACTGTTTGAGAATCTTTCCACGATGAGCAGGACGTCTGAGCCCGCCGTGGTCAGCCACTACGACGTTCAGCGCGTGGTCGACATCTATGGCAGCGTGCAGGGCCGCGATCTTGGCGGAGTTGCGAACGATGTCCAGAGAATCGTAGCCGACGCCACGAAGAAACTTCCGAGAGGAAGCCGGATTGTCACACGAGGACAGGTTGCCACCATGCAATCATCCTTTACCGGTCTCTTTTACGGACTCGCGTTTGCCGTTGCTCTTGTCTATCTACTCCTCGTCGTCAACTTCCAGTCTTGGACCGAGGCCTTCATCATCATCACCGCGCTGCCGGCAGCGTTAGCCGGCATCTGCTGGGTTCTCTTTCTTACGCATACGACGTTGAGCGTGCCCGCACTCATGGGAACCATCATGAGCATTGGTGTCGCCACTTCGAACAGCGTTCTCGTCATTACCTTCGCCAACGAGCATTTCGCGGAGAACAAGGATGCATTCAAGGCGGCCCTGGAAGCAGGTGCCACACGGCTGCGTCCCGTCATCATGACCGCGATGGCGATGATCATCGGCATGATTCCGATGGCTCTCGGCCTCGGAGACGGCGGAGAGCAGAATGCTCCCCTTGGCCGTGCCGTAATCGGTGGCCTGTTATTTGCGACCGTATCAACGCTGTTCTTTGTTCCCATCGTCTTTGCCATGATTCGCCAGAAGTCGAATTCTTCCGCTTCGGAGGCAGCCAATGCTTAA
- a CDS encoding efflux RND transporter periplasmic adaptor subunit → MTTHALQAEPVSVIHPQSGAPNSDLALPGTLQAYSDSPIYARTNGYVAHWYADIGTHVHQGQLLAVIESPEVDQELSQARASLSQVQANLTLAGITAKRYQDLITTNAVSQQDVDQNNQNLEAQKANLHAADANVSRLQQLQGFERVVAPFDGIITQRGTDIGDLVNAGNGGAAFELFRISKIDTMRIFVPVPETYSEQIANGLKATLELTALPGKQFDGSVVRSSHAIDAGSHTLLTEIDVPNPSGQLMPGAYAEVHLRASAPIPSLIIPSEAVLYQAAGPQVAIVTDKSEIALKKVTLGRDFGDTIEITSGISNSDAVVASPPDYLIDGMHVEVQTPKSGSQN, encoded by the coding sequence GTGACGACGCACGCGTTGCAGGCGGAGCCTGTCTCCGTCATTCACCCGCAGAGTGGTGCGCCCAATAGCGATCTAGCCCTGCCGGGTACTTTACAGGCTTATTCCGATTCGCCCATCTATGCGCGGACCAATGGCTATGTCGCTCACTGGTATGCGGACATCGGAACGCATGTCCATCAGGGGCAATTGCTTGCGGTAATCGAATCACCGGAAGTTGATCAGGAGCTAAGCCAGGCCCGAGCCAGTCTCAGCCAGGTCCAGGCCAATCTCACTCTGGCCGGTATCACAGCAAAGCGGTATCAGGACCTCATCACGACCAACGCTGTCTCGCAGCAGGATGTCGACCAGAACAACCAAAATCTGGAAGCGCAAAAAGCAAACCTGCATGCAGCGGATGCAAACGTATCCCGCCTTCAACAGTTGCAGGGATTCGAGCGCGTTGTAGCTCCATTTGATGGAATCATCACACAGCGCGGGACTGACATCGGAGACCTTGTCAATGCGGGAAACGGAGGGGCCGCATTTGAACTCTTCAGGATCTCCAAAATCGATACGATGAGGATATTTGTTCCCGTACCTGAGACCTATAGCGAGCAGATTGCCAATGGCCTCAAGGCAACGCTCGAGCTGACGGCGCTTCCGGGAAAACAGTTTGACGGCAGCGTAGTTCGCAGTAGCCACGCGATTGATGCCGGATCTCACACCCTCCTTACTGAAATCGACGTACCGAATCCCTCCGGGCAGTTGATGCCGGGAGCCTATGCTGAGGTTCACCTCCGAGCCTCAGCGCCGATACCTTCGCTGATCATCCCGTCTGAAGCTGTTCTTTACCAGGCCGCCGGTCCTCAGGTCGCCATAGTAACGGACAAGAGCGAGATCGCTCTGAAGAAGGTCACTCTCGGGCGCGACTTCGGCGACACCATCGAGATCACAAGTGGAATTTCGAACAGTGACGCAGTAGTCGCGAGTCCGCCGGACTATCTGATCGATGGAATGCATGTCGAGGTGCAGACCCCTAAATCCGGATCGCAGAACTGA
- a CDS encoding efflux transporter outer membrane subunit, producing MVGPNYKKPIAPVPPTFTGASTTSANSTDQNPIAYTDWWKVFHDPVLNDLESQADAANRDIKIAVAHVDEAAATTKATRSQLFPFVGTDVSALRAREAQNRPNNGNTSGRAATYNDIQLPLVASYEIDAWGRVRRSIESSRATQEATEADLRFVTLSVEAGVAVNYYNLRETDQELTILDSTIETLKKSLELTTNLFHHGLSSELEVKQSQTLLDQTISQKQALEIQRAQLEHGLAVLLGRTAEGFSLPKSPNDAVPPQIPIGLPADLLERRPDIVEADRNVAAATAQIGVAKAAYFPQLSLTGLVGYESTNATSLLNWQNTIASLGASAAAPIFTGGRLKAGVEQAQATYRQSLAQYEKTVLVSYQETEDQLSALHFLQEQSQSQGSAVLEATEAQNIAISRYKGGLVSYLDVVFAEQTVLANERTAAQIAGERMVASVVLIKTLGGGWNGTTQ from the coding sequence ATGGTGGGCCCGAACTATAAGAAGCCTATCGCCCCGGTTCCTCCCACATTTACCGGCGCATCCACGACCAGCGCAAATAGCACTGACCAGAATCCAATCGCATACACAGACTGGTGGAAGGTCTTCCACGACCCCGTCCTGAATGATCTGGAGTCGCAAGCGGACGCTGCGAACCGAGATATCAAGATCGCCGTTGCTCACGTGGATGAGGCTGCCGCCACTACCAAAGCTACCCGCTCTCAACTGTTTCCATTTGTGGGCACGGACGTATCTGCTCTTCGTGCGCGCGAGGCACAGAATCGGCCAAATAACGGCAATACCAGTGGCCGGGCTGCGACCTATAACGACATTCAACTGCCCCTCGTCGCAAGCTACGAAATTGATGCCTGGGGACGCGTGCGACGGTCGATCGAATCCTCCCGTGCGACTCAGGAAGCCACCGAGGCCGATCTTCGATTCGTGACTCTTTCTGTCGAGGCCGGTGTTGCTGTGAACTACTACAACCTGCGCGAGACCGACCAGGAACTCACTATCCTCGACAGCACGATTGAGACTTTAAAGAAAAGCCTCGAGCTGACGACGAACTTATTTCATCATGGCCTGAGCAGCGAACTCGAGGTAAAGCAATCACAGACATTGCTTGATCAGACGATCTCACAGAAGCAGGCTCTTGAGATCCAACGCGCGCAACTCGAACATGGGCTCGCCGTCCTACTCGGACGTACAGCAGAAGGTTTCTCTTTGCCGAAATCTCCGAATGACGCCGTGCCACCGCAGATTCCCATCGGGTTGCCAGCGGATCTGCTGGAGCGACGCCCCGATATTGTTGAAGCCGATCGAAACGTCGCCGCCGCAACCGCACAGATCGGAGTGGCCAAGGCTGCATACTTTCCTCAACTCTCCCTCACCGGCCTGGTTGGCTACGAAAGCACCAACGCTACCAGCCTGTTGAACTGGCAAAACACGATCGCCTCTTTAGGTGCCTCCGCAGCTGCACCTATCTTTACAGGCGGCCGGCTGAAGGCCGGTGTGGAGCAGGCACAGGCGACATACAGGCAGTCCCTGGCTCAGTATGAGAAGACAGTTCTTGTCTCTTATCAGGAGACCGAAGATCAGCTGTCTGCTCTGCATTTTCTGCAAGAACAGTCACAGTCTCAGGGCAGCGCCGTTCTCGAAGCAACGGAGGCCCAAAATATCGCCATTTCGCGCTACAAAGGCGGACTCGTGAGTTATCTCGATGTAGTGTTTGCAGAGCAAACTGTACTTGCCAATGAACGTACAGCGGCACAGATCGCCGGTGAGCGAATGGTTGCATCTGTTGTTCTGATCAAGACACTTGGCGGCGGATGGAACGGGACAACACAATAG
- a CDS encoding SUMF1/EgtB/PvdO family nonheme iron enzyme gives MNQLTQIASTPAGLPPSDVDVHPQGASPFGVMDMVGNVWQWTDEYLDEHTRAAIVLSRSIRRQVS, from the coding sequence ATGAATCAACTTACTCAGATTGCCTCCACCCCGGCTGGGCTTCCCCCGAGCGATGTGGATGTGCATCCCCAGGGAGCGAGTCCATTCGGCGTAATGGACATGGTCGGAAATGTCTGGCAGTGGACCGACGAGTATCTCGACGAGCACACTCGCGCCGCTATTGTGTTGTCCCGTTCCATCCGCCGCCAAGTGTCTTGA
- a CDS encoding response regulator transcription factor: protein MNQKSKVLVVEDDAGIRQSLFETLGALGFAVGEAHHGEEALVQLRMVSYDAVLLDINMPGMGGKETCRRICQIFPGLPIIMLTVRDDEEDIVESLDAGAFDYVTKPFQIRELTARLRSVIRRRHAPMGEPDLISIVGDITLDANRRLVEKKGEQIHLAPKEYETLRCLMEHAGRPVRHENLLRSIWGPPYSNEREYLRVVINQLRKKIEDDPAHPFYILTESHIGYRFREE, encoded by the coding sequence GTGAATCAGAAAAGCAAGGTGCTCGTCGTTGAAGACGATGCAGGAATACGCCAGAGCCTGTTCGAAACCTTAGGGGCGCTGGGATTTGCAGTCGGGGAGGCTCATCACGGAGAGGAGGCCCTCGTGCAATTGCGCATGGTCAGCTATGACGCGGTCCTTCTCGATATCAACATGCCGGGTATGGGGGGCAAGGAGACGTGTCGAAGAATCTGTCAAATCTTTCCCGGACTGCCGATCATTATGCTCACTGTTCGAGACGATGAAGAGGATATCGTCGAGTCGTTGGACGCGGGTGCATTTGACTATGTCACGAAGCCGTTTCAGATTCGCGAGCTCACCGCAAGGTTACGATCAGTCATCCGGCGTCGCCACGCCCCGATGGGAGAACCAGATCTGATCAGCATAGTGGGCGACATCACGCTCGACGCCAATCGCCGCCTCGTGGAGAAAAAAGGTGAACAGATCCACCTCGCTCCAAAAGAATACGAGACCCTCCGTTGTTTGATGGAGCATGCTGGTAGACCCGTCAGGCACGAAAATCTGCTGCGATCCATTTGGGGACCGCCCTACAGCAACGAGCGTGAATATCTGCGTGTCGTCATCAACCAACTCCGAAAGAAAATTGAAGATGACCCTGCTCACCCTTTTTACATCTTGACCGAGAGCCACATCGGCTATCGCTTCCGTGAAGAATAA